One genomic window of Pseudomonadota bacterium includes the following:
- a CDS encoding type IV toxin-antitoxin system AbiEi family antitoxin → MRARGYIEELAANGRHHFRSVEAFQAIGGSQAAVRAQLRRLKEQGLIAEPARSFHVIVPPEYRRLRCLPAEQFVDQLMKVGEEPYYVGLLSAAERHGAAHQRPQSCQVMVRKNRAALSCGEVRVEFIARGDLEKMPVATVNTPRGVLRYATPEVTALELVGYPKHAGGLSNVATVVAELAEGLDAGKLLEVARLSPISWSQRLGYLLELVGREDIANAIQPFVQEQARSYTPLRRTAAIASAKRSAKWKLIINAEVEPEAVGDNDA, encoded by the coding sequence GTGGTAGCCAGGCTGCCGTACGAGCCCAGCTTCGCCGGCTGAAGGAGCAGGGGCTCATCGCCGAGCCCGCGCGCAGCTTCCACGTGATCGTGCCGCCAGAGTACCGGCGGCTCCGCTGCCTGCCCGCAGAGCAATTCGTCGATCAGCTCATGAAGGTCGGGGAGGAGCCCTACTACGTCGGGCTGCTGTCCGCGGCCGAGAGGCACGGAGCGGCGCACCAGCGTCCGCAGTCCTGCCAAGTGATGGTGCGGAAGAACCGCGCGGCGCTGTCGTGCGGAGAGGTGCGGGTCGAGTTCATCGCCCGGGGTGATCTCGAGAAGATGCCCGTCGCCACGGTCAACACGCCGCGCGGAGTTCTTCGTTACGCGACCCCGGAGGTGACGGCGCTCGAGCTCGTCGGCTACCCGAAACATGCCGGCGGCCTGAGCAACGTCGCGACGGTCGTGGCCGAGCTCGCCGAGGGACTCGACGCGGGCAAGTTGCTCGAGGTCGCTCGGCTGTCGCCCATCAGCTGGTCGCAGCGACTCGGCTACCTTCTCGAACTGGTCGGCCGCGAAGACATTGCCAACGCCATCCAGCCCTTCGTCCAGGAGCAGGCGAGGAGCTACACGCCGCTACGACGCACGGCGGCCATCGCGTCGGCGAAGCGCAGCGCGAAGTGGAAGCTCATCATCAACGCCGAGGTGGAGCCCGAGGCGGTAGGAGACAACGATGCATGA